In Caldisphaera lagunensis DSM 15908, a single genomic region encodes these proteins:
- the cas4 gene encoding CRISPR-associated protein Cas4 → MGGRRETDNNRNKNKAIIYPSELHSYFYCPRVYFFETHMKKKRGFFKRVRLFLGSLFHYTFRLRDIIKHYSYEIPMETDLGSVIIRGRPDAFKIKENSAYVIERKSSKPPYKGAWINDIMQAVAYSVILIREKDLKNVKIEIKYPNKSRVFDLNSELTSMLFKALDEMVLIKYNNILPYAKRGNRCNKCPYRNECFSLDEELESYIDDLIEPGKWIENLNLIS, encoded by the coding sequence TTGGGAGGTAGAAGAGAAACGGATAACAATAGGAATAAAAATAAGGCAATAATATATCCAAGCGAACTGCATTCTTATTTTTATTGCCCAAGAGTATATTTCTTTGAAACCCATATGAAGAAAAAAAGAGGTTTTTTTAAAAGGGTAAGATTGTTTTTAGGTAGTCTTTTTCATTATACTTTTAGATTAAGAGATATAATAAAACACTATTCTTATGAAATTCCAATGGAAACAGATTTAGGGAGTGTAATAATTAGGGGTAGACCAGATGCATTTAAGATAAAGGAAAATTCTGCTTATGTTATTGAAAGGAAAAGCTCTAAACCTCCATACAAAGGGGCATGGATAAACGATATTATGCAAGCAGTTGCTTATAGTGTGATACTTATTAGAGAAAAAGATTTAAAAAATGTTAAAATTGAGATTAAATATCCAAATAAGTCAAGAGTATTTGATCTAAACTCTGAATTAACTTCTATGCTATTTAAAGCATTGGATGAAATGGTTTTGATCAAATATAATAACATATTGCCATACGCTAAAAGAGGAAATAGATGCAATAAATGTCCATATAGGAATGAGTGCTTTTCATTAGATGAGGAATTAGAAAGCTATATTGATGATTTAATAGAGCCAGGGAAATGGATTGAGAATTTAAACCTTATTTCATGA
- a CDS encoding AAA family ATPase — MSLDNDIIEKKVYETYAQIATESTMVRNVKEAVKILEKNYKLIINEDIVRLVYASFLNGRPVLFEGPPGTGKTEIGEALLELWSGKKGFLLPCSENYDEYKVIGDFHPLMAMKIGFTEESFVPRILLAAMILDVGVLVDEIRRSSDEFQNLLLDIIDKRRIVVPELKRVFKSKGSGFQVILTSNPEDVAQNELSDAFLRRVIRIKFDYPDIETERKIIKIRSFDKPLVSEELINLVLKTINKLRKSNLLHKPGTDESVSWVKLAQSIAKLENEDVVKIKHIKEAATSLLSKRQEDEELITSVINDVFSEY; from the coding sequence ATGTCATTGGATAATGATATAATTGAGAAAAAAGTATATGAAACTTATGCGCAAATAGCAACCGAATCAACAATGGTTAGAAATGTTAAAGAAGCTGTTAAAATACTGGAAAAGAATTATAAATTAATCATAAATGAAGACATAGTTAGGCTTGTATATGCATCATTTCTTAATGGTAGACCAGTTTTATTTGAAGGTCCACCCGGTACTGGGAAAACGGAGATAGGAGAAGCATTGTTAGAACTATGGAGTGGGAAAAAAGGATTTCTGTTACCTTGCAGTGAAAATTATGATGAATATAAAGTTATAGGAGATTTTCATCCATTGATGGCAATGAAAATAGGCTTCACAGAAGAATCTTTTGTTCCTAGAATATTGCTTGCTGCAATGATATTAGATGTAGGAGTATTGGTAGATGAGATAAGGAGAAGTAGTGATGAATTCCAAAACTTGCTTTTAGATATAATTGATAAAAGAAGAATTGTGGTTCCAGAATTAAAAAGGGTATTCAAATCAAAAGGATCAGGTTTTCAAGTTATATTAACAAGTAATCCTGAAGATGTAGCCCAAAATGAACTAAGCGATGCATTTTTGAGAAGGGTTATTAGAATAAAATTTGATTATCCTGATATAGAGACAGAAAGGAAGATTATTAAAATACGTTCATTTGATAAGCCATTAGTTTCGGAAGAATTAATTAATTTAGTATTAAAGACAATTAACAAGTTAAGGAAAAGTAACTTATTACATAAACCAGGAACAGATGAATCAGTTTCTTGGGTGAAGCTTGCTCAATCTATTGCTAAGCTTGAGAATGAAGATGTTGTTAAAATAAAGCATATTAAGGAGGCTGCTACATCTCTTTTATCAAAAAGACAGGAGGATGAGGAATTAATTACTTCAGTGATAAATGATGTCTTTTCAGAATATTAA
- a CDS encoding VWA domain-containing protein has product MSFQNINQSINLETAQKYIPIIVSNLRNKGIKVSVRESILVSKIFESYLLLDSKKSATIDQFEKIMESVIAKNDYEEKLIKMTLEELFFGKEDYRDEIYLAYEKFKNKLIDKNKLVGQQLGDFYKLMAIGGLIKRGKYYRTINKEKIDQIIESMNLDNKTLFKEKLNNILKNLDPEEYIKLLNSDLFYDNLKNLSLNKLIKIADFLNRRHHNKPLNKVKEVIKEKIIDYKGENERLWKTLSSIGILDKDLQKALVIKDPSLSKKSKLDINEFNDLDEKDFYNEKQKVLLNYVKTSENEDTINDFLSKVELKNLWSLNKSPIRGDKGKLISAAIYSSKAYREAMEYAESGNEGRKNMAKYYLQKSNELLQGLDNISLGKINKEETEIFNNNISKILDSLEMGEIQQIKDIDLIMYVDILRSIYRRSNDIVRRKIIIYANKFLAHLIYINGFKPIPIKKKYSIKPGRLMVKESVINMIRNKEDFLIYKRNVKTKQIGLALDISGSMYKYSSWALSVASIFIHNISRLVLFSTKAISYDKISKNDVIKILLTTEFKGYTDITNALEQFNDKKFNKIVIITDLKQTVKNEDPGVKTNELIRKGMKLLFLVPNDVDRDQVNNIRNNGGNVKLVNNPEQLAKELIKLLR; this is encoded by the coding sequence ATGTCTTTTCAGAATATTAATCAAAGTATTAATTTAGAGACCGCTCAGAAATATATTCCAATAATTGTAAGTAATTTAAGAAATAAAGGAATAAAAGTAAGTGTTAGAGAATCAATATTAGTATCAAAAATTTTTGAGTCATATTTGTTATTGGATAGTAAAAAATCTGCAACCATAGACCAATTTGAAAAAATAATGGAAAGCGTTATAGCAAAAAATGATTATGAGGAAAAATTAATTAAAATGACTTTAGAAGAATTGTTTTTCGGAAAGGAAGATTATAGGGATGAGATATATTTAGCATATGAAAAATTTAAAAATAAATTAATAGATAAAAATAAATTAGTGGGTCAACAATTAGGTGATTTCTATAAATTAATGGCAATAGGAGGTTTAATTAAAAGAGGTAAATATTATAGAACAATTAATAAAGAAAAAATTGATCAAATTATAGAAAGTATGAATTTAGATAACAAAACATTATTTAAAGAAAAATTAAATAATATATTAAAAAATTTAGATCCAGAAGAATACATAAAATTATTAAATAGTGATCTATTTTATGATAATTTAAAAAATTTGAGCTTAAATAAATTAATAAAAATTGCAGACTTTTTAAACAGGAGGCACCATAATAAGCCTTTAAATAAAGTTAAGGAAGTTATAAAAGAAAAGATAATAGATTATAAAGGGGAAAATGAAAGATTATGGAAAACGCTTAGCTCAATTGGAATTCTTGATAAAGATCTACAAAAAGCCTTAGTTATAAAAGATCCATCATTATCTAAAAAATCAAAGCTTGATATAAACGAGTTTAATGATTTAGATGAAAAAGATTTTTATAATGAAAAACAAAAAGTTTTATTAAATTATGTTAAAACTTCAGAAAATGAAGACACGATTAATGATTTCCTGAGCAAAGTAGAATTAAAGAATCTTTGGTCTTTAAATAAATCACCAATAAGAGGTGATAAAGGTAAGCTTATTAGTGCAGCAATTTATTCTTCAAAAGCATATAGAGAAGCGATGGAATATGCTGAGAGTGGTAATGAAGGAAGAAAAAATATGGCTAAATATTATCTTCAAAAATCTAATGAATTGCTGCAAGGATTAGATAATATATCTTTAGGGAAAATTAATAAAGAGGAAACAGAAATATTTAACAATAATATTTCAAAAATTTTGGATTCATTAGAAATGGGGGAAATTCAACAAATTAAAGATATTGATTTGATTATGTACGTTGATATTCTTAGAAGTATTTATCGTAGATCTAATGATATAGTAAGGAGAAAAATAATAATTTATGCTAATAAATTTTTAGCTCATCTTATTTATATTAACGGCTTTAAACCTATACCAATTAAAAAGAAATATAGCATAAAACCAGGAAGATTAATGGTTAAAGAATCCGTAATTAATATGATTAGAAATAAAGAAGATTTTTTAATTTATAAAAGAAATGTAAAAACAAAACAAATAGGTCTTGCTTTAGATATAAGCGGTTCCATGTATAAATATTCTTCTTGGGCGTTAAGTGTAGCATCAATTTTTATACATAATATATCTAGGTTAGTTTTGTTTTCAACTAAAGCCATTTCTTATGATAAAATTAGCAAAAATGATGTAATAAAAATATTGCTAACGACAGAGTTTAAAGGTTATACTGATATTACAAATGCCTTAGAGCAATTCAATGACAAGAAGTTTAATAAAATAGTTATAATAACAGATTTAAAACAAACTGTAAAAAATGAAGATCCAGGTGTTAAAACTAATGAATTGATAAGAAAAGGAATGAAATTATTATTCTTAGTTCCTAACGACGTTGATAGAGATCAAGTTAATAACATACGCAATAATGGAGGAAATGTAAAGTTAGTTAATAATCCAGAACAATTAGCAAAAGAACTAATTAAACTATTAAGATAA
- a CDS encoding radical SAM protein: MKCNAKIEKISNFYGRPIYYINKPIPLIGHIAFGIIDRGTNVLQVRPSTLCFHNCIFCSVDAGPNSKFRESEYIVNEEWLAEWVNDVANVKNEDIEVLIDGVGEPISHPKILKLISLIKKIKNVKTISIETHGGSLSLQLAKKLEEAGLNRINLSIDSINSENAKKLSGTEWYDVNKILKNASEILKETNIDIVLTPVVIPEINEKDMDLIIEWAKENHAGEKSNYPSGILIQKFEIHHFGRKPEKIKVWSWGKFYSWLKILQEKHNYRLIVKPEELGFKDSAKLEKPFHVNDIVKSTIIGNGWLKNEYLATDENCIRIISIISKEDLMIGSKVKTKIIRDKDNIFLGKLY; encoded by the coding sequence ATGAAATGCAATGCAAAAATAGAAAAAATTTCAAACTTTTATGGAAGACCAATATATTATATTAATAAACCAATACCATTAATTGGGCATATTGCTTTTGGAATAATTGATAGAGGTACCAATGTATTACAAGTAAGACCTTCAACCCTATGTTTTCATAATTGCATATTTTGCAGTGTTGATGCAGGACCAAATTCTAAATTTAGAGAATCAGAATATATTGTTAATGAAGAATGGCTTGCAGAATGGGTTAATGATGTAGCCAATGTAAAAAATGAAGATATAGAAGTATTAATAGATGGTGTTGGAGAACCCATTTCACATCCAAAGATATTAAAATTAATCTCTTTAATTAAAAAAATAAAAAATGTTAAAACTATTTCTATAGAAACTCATGGAGGATCTTTATCACTTCAATTGGCAAAAAAACTTGAAGAAGCAGGGTTAAATAGAATTAACTTGAGTATTGATTCAATTAATTCCGAAAATGCAAAAAAGCTATCAGGAACAGAATGGTATGATGTAAATAAAATTTTAAAAAATGCATCAGAAATACTAAAGGAAACAAACATAGACATAGTTTTAACTCCAGTAGTAATTCCTGAAATCAATGAAAAGGATATGGATCTAATTATAGAATGGGCAAAAGAGAATCATGCTGGTGAAAAAAGTAATTATCCTAGCGGAATATTAATTCAAAAATTTGAAATACACCATTTCGGAAGGAAACCCGAGAAAATAAAAGTATGGTCATGGGGAAAGTTTTATTCATGGCTTAAGATTCTTCAAGAAAAACATAATTATAGACTTATAGTAAAACCTGAAGAGTTAGGATTTAAAGATTCAGCCAAACTGGAAAAACCATTCCATGTAAATGATATAGTTAAGTCAACCATAATTGGAAATGGATGGCTTAAAAATGAATACCTAGCAACTGATGAAAATTGTATTAGAATAATTTCTATTATCTCAAAAGAAGACTTGATGATTGGTTCTAAAGTAAAAACTAAGATAATCAGAGATAAGGATAACATATTTTTAGGAAAGCTATATTAA
- a CDS encoding TIGR00269 family protein: protein MKLCSKCGIRPAEIYQAHSNKMLCKECFLEDVRNRAIEEIKRWNMIKSDDIVMMALSGGKDGYVLLDVLGNYFSKSNKLIGLNIIEGIHGYNKEEDAKYLVKTAKEYGVDVIVTSIKDYIGYSMDEIYEKTRNSKNSFTPCTYCGASRRRIMNYYAREMGATKLATAHNLDDEAQTAVINLMKGDINSLLKQHPNINITEDDMLVKRIKPLRKIYEWENASFTFIKNFHIQQTECPYIELAPTLRAKVRRELYKYERENPGVLIRFMETLDILLEYIHQDKVATKLNRCIKCGEPTTKGRNICKLCELLSSIGISNPSYLIKVPKKVM from the coding sequence ATGAAACTATGCAGCAAATGTGGTATAAGACCAGCAGAAATATATCAAGCTCACTCAAACAAAATGCTATGCAAAGAATGTTTTTTAGAGGATGTAAGGAATAGGGCAATAGAAGAAATAAAAAGATGGAACATGATAAAAAGTGATGATATCGTAATGATGGCCCTAAGTGGGGGAAAAGATGGCTATGTGTTGCTTGATGTTCTAGGAAATTATTTTTCAAAATCTAATAAACTAATAGGATTAAATATAATTGAAGGAATCCATGGATATAACAAAGAAGAAGATGCAAAATATCTAGTCAAAACAGCAAAAGAATATGGAGTAGATGTAATAGTTACAAGCATAAAAGATTATATAGGATATAGCATGGATGAAATATATGAAAAAACTAGAAATTCAAAAAACTCATTTACCCCTTGTACATATTGTGGTGCATCAAGAAGAAGGATCATGAACTATTATGCAAGAGAAATGGGTGCAACCAAGCTAGCAACTGCCCATAATCTAGATGATGAAGCGCAAACAGCAGTGATCAATTTGATGAAAGGTGACATAAATAGTTTACTAAAACAACACCCAAATATCAATATAACAGAAGATGATATGTTGGTAAAAAGAATTAAACCATTAAGAAAAATATATGAATGGGAAAATGCGTCTTTTACATTTATTAAAAACTTTCATATACAACAAACCGAGTGCCCATATATAGAACTAGCACCAACTCTTCGAGCAAAGGTTAGAAGAGAACTATATAAATATGAAAGAGAAAATCCTGGGGTTCTGATTAGATTCATGGAAACTTTAGATATATTATTAGAATATATTCATCAAGATAAAGTTGCAACGAAACTAAACAGATGCATAAAATGTGGAGAACCAACTACTAAAGGAAGAAATATATGCAAACTATGCGAACTGCTATCTAGCATTGGCATTTCTAACCCTTCTTATTTGATTAAGGTTCCTAAAAAAGTGATGTGA
- a CDS encoding NUDIX hydrolase → MDAAVLVLLFGTPPRVLMVRKNCLVSGRFSCDLAFPGGHIKKGETYIDAALREAWEEANVFPKFVKILGVMDVHETASKPVVKVLPVIGALNGPIDAKPKDTEVDYVIWIPLDSIGEPRLVFHPIRGYVYGYTLPGNLVIWGLSYRIINDLKSKFCKS, encoded by the coding sequence ATAGATGCAGCAGTCTTAGTATTATTGTTTGGTACACCTCCTAGAGTGTTAATGGTTAGAAAGAATTGTCTTGTCTCTGGTAGATTCTCATGTGATCTAGCTTTTCCTGGAGGACATATAAAAAAAGGTGAAACCTATATTGATGCAGCGTTAAGAGAAGCTTGGGAAGAGGCTAATGTATTTCCAAAATTTGTTAAAATTTTAGGTGTTATGGATGTTCATGAAACAGCTTCAAAACCAGTAGTTAAAGTTTTGCCTGTTATAGGAGCTTTAAATGGGCCTATAGATGCTAAACCTAAAGATACTGAAGTTGATTATGTTATATGGATACCTTTAGATTCTATTGGAGAACCAAGATTAGTTTTTCATCCTATAAGAGGATATGTATATGGATATACATTACCAGGTAATCTGGTCATATGGGGTCTATCTTATAGGATAATAAATGATTTGAAAAGTAAATTTTGTAAAAGTTAA
- a CDS encoding DUF3536 domain-containing protein encodes MTNNEKYISIFGHFYQPPRFNPWTLEIDLDISSRPYHDWNDKITIESYLSNAYARLKNDDLIEDIVNNYEKITFSFGPLLLSYLKNKYNKLYNLIIEADKESASKFSGHGNAIAQPYAHIILPLSTKQNKERAIYWGIKYFEKTYDRYPEGFWLPEAAVDNQTLEILSNYGIKFVILSPHQAKSIKSGSEFIEVNEKKLNTKITYRAILPSGNNIGVIFYNRWLSGLVAFGEILKSGELFARKLIESFDNSDSPQLVSIATDGETYGHHKPKGEEELAKALSIIESNGINITNYSYYFSTYGPRLDVIINENTSWSCPHGIERWRSNCGCASEIRPGWNQEWRVPLRKSIDWLSDIVEDVIQKLGQQVSTDINNAILDYIDVMYNYDAEKVSTFIDKYVIKENENNTINFLKLMELVKNSILMQSSDAWFFEDIYRPEPIQSLKFAKRVIQLIEDLSNTKIEDKFLEILKDAKSNDQRYGNGKDIYEREVIPSFMPPEKIGASFAMRLLFKNYPNENDYYSYKIIIGPYKRYELGRARAINGIATLISKITWRSTPIVFSSIYYGWYNLHSGAKILMDQKSYFELDKNMEELFSKGLLPDIIDLIQKTFYPNYYNLNNLLKDDQKFVMDHVLESAIEELSKHYEILYNNYLPVMEYVKSLNLNYPKVFEILLQYELEKSFLEMLESEFIDFNKLGQVIQWSKNLEVKIDDLVHSILRNRIEKEIDNLIDNPKDINSISTLQQLLEISMELNVPIEYLWEAQNKFIYLRNRILRPIISSKEDMDKTFINSYKLISNNLKVKFP; translated from the coding sequence TTGACCAATAATGAAAAGTATATATCAATATTTGGCCATTTTTATCAACCACCTCGTTTCAACCCTTGGACTTTAGAAATTGATTTAGATATATCATCTAGGCCTTACCATGATTGGAATGATAAAATAACCATAGAATCATATCTTTCTAATGCATATGCAAGACTTAAAAATGATGATCTAATCGAAGATATAGTTAACAACTATGAAAAAATTACTTTTTCATTTGGCCCGTTGCTTCTTTCATATTTAAAGAATAAATATAATAAGTTGTACAATTTAATTATTGAAGCTGATAAGGAATCAGCATCTAAATTTTCTGGTCATGGAAACGCGATAGCTCAACCTTATGCTCATATAATACTTCCTTTATCAACGAAACAAAATAAGGAAAGAGCCATATACTGGGGCATAAAATACTTTGAAAAAACCTACGATAGATATCCAGAAGGTTTTTGGTTACCAGAAGCTGCTGTAGACAACCAAACATTAGAAATTCTTTCTAATTATGGAATAAAATTTGTTATTTTAAGTCCTCATCAGGCTAAATCTATAAAATCCGGATCTGAGTTCATAGAAGTTAATGAGAAAAAGCTTAATACTAAAATAACTTATAGAGCTATATTACCTTCAGGAAATAATATAGGGGTAATATTTTATAATAGATGGCTATCCGGTTTGGTAGCTTTTGGTGAAATCCTAAAAAGCGGAGAACTTTTTGCGAGAAAGCTCATTGAGTCTTTTGATAATTCTGATTCACCACAACTAGTAAGCATTGCAACAGATGGAGAAACTTATGGACATCATAAGCCAAAGGGAGAAGAAGAACTTGCAAAAGCTTTATCAATTATAGAATCAAATGGTATTAACATAACTAACTATAGCTATTATTTTTCAACATATGGGCCCCGATTAGATGTAATTATAAATGAAAATACTTCGTGGAGTTGTCCACATGGCATAGAAAGGTGGAGATCAAATTGTGGATGCGCATCAGAAATAAGGCCTGGATGGAATCAAGAATGGAGAGTTCCATTAAGAAAATCTATAGATTGGTTAAGTGATATTGTTGAGGATGTAATTCAAAAATTAGGCCAACAAGTTTCTACTGATATAAATAATGCTATACTTGATTATATTGATGTTATGTATAACTACGATGCCGAAAAAGTTTCTACCTTTATAGATAAATATGTTATAAAAGAGAATGAAAACAATACAATTAATTTTTTGAAACTTATGGAACTGGTAAAAAATTCTATATTAATGCAATCAAGCGATGCATGGTTCTTTGAAGATATATATAGGCCAGAACCCATACAGTCACTAAAATTCGCAAAAAGAGTAATACAATTAATTGAAGATCTATCAAACACAAAAATAGAAGACAAATTCTTGGAAATTTTAAAGGATGCAAAATCAAATGATCAAAGATATGGAAATGGTAAAGATATATATGAAAGAGAAGTTATACCATCGTTTATGCCTCCTGAAAAAATTGGAGCAAGCTTTGCAATGAGACTACTTTTTAAGAATTATCCAAATGAAAACGATTATTATTCATATAAAATAATTATTGGTCCATACAAAAGATATGAACTTGGAAGAGCAAGGGCTATTAATGGAATAGCAACATTAATATCTAAAATAACGTGGAGAAGCACCCCAATAGTGTTTTCTTCAATATATTATGGTTGGTATAATTTACATTCTGGTGCAAAAATTCTTATGGATCAAAAATCTTATTTTGAATTAGACAAAAACATGGAAGAATTATTCAGCAAAGGTCTGCTTCCCGATATAATTGATTTAATACAAAAAACCTTTTATCCTAATTATTATAATTTAAATAACTTATTAAAGGATGATCAGAAATTTGTTATGGATCACGTATTAGAATCTGCAATTGAAGAGCTTTCAAAACACTATGAAATTTTATATAATAATTATCTCCCCGTTATGGAATATGTTAAAAGCCTTAATCTAAACTATCCTAAAGTATTTGAAATCTTATTACAATACGAATTAGAAAAATCTTTTTTAGAGATGCTGGAATCCGAATTTATAGATTTTAATAAATTGGGACAAGTAATTCAATGGTCTAAAAATTTAGAAGTTAAAATAGATGATTTAGTTCATAGTATTCTTAGAAATAGGATAGAAAAAGAAATTGATAACCTAATTGACAATCCTAAAGACATAAACTCTATAAGCACTTTACAACAGTTATTAGAGATTTCAATGGAATTAAATGTCCCAATTGAATACCTTTGGGAAGCGCAAAACAAATTTATTTATTTAAGAAACAGAATATTGAGACCTATAATTTCATCAAAGGAAGATATGGATAAGACCTTTATTAATTCATATAAGCTTATTTCTAATAATTTAAAAGTTAAATTCCCATAA
- a CDS encoding CPBP family intramembrane glutamic endopeptidase has translation MRKITIFDVFMIILPWILWYFTFDVFYSHFIYAMALSVSVLGIISLTRKEVREKYKSCNALCILLALLIAIILYFVFYGGNIVSAKLGLEGEVLYVYGLVPKGLLSIFLLALIGVMEEAYWRGLLQQVILEKKLNVSWLFAPLFYGFVHSVSLNLILVVAALIVGLFLSFTAEKFGLIASSIVHVVWIYFMFLKILL, from the coding sequence TTGAGAAAAATAACTATATTTGATGTGTTTATGATAATACTTCCTTGGATTTTATGGTACTTTACCTTTGATGTATTTTATTCTCATTTTATATACGCAATGGCATTATCCGTTAGTGTTCTTGGAATTATTTCGTTAACTAGAAAAGAAGTTAGAGAAAAATACAAAAGCTGCAACGCTCTTTGCATTCTATTAGCTTTATTAATTGCAATAATACTTTATTTTGTTTTCTATGGTGGGAATATAGTATCAGCTAAATTGGGTTTAGAAGGTGAAGTTCTGTATGTATATGGATTGGTTCCAAAAGGATTGTTAAGTATCTTTCTTTTAGCTTTAATAGGAGTTATGGAAGAAGCATATTGGAGAGGGTTATTACAACAAGTTATACTTGAGAAGAAATTAAATGTTAGCTGGTTATTTGCACCATTGTTTTATGGCTTCGTACATTCTGTATCATTAAATTTAATTTTAGTTGTTGCAGCGTTAATAGTTGGATTGTTCTTATCATTTACCGCTGAAAAATTTGGATTGATAGCATCATCGATTGTTCATGTTGTGTGGATTTACTTCATGTTTTTAAAAATTTTATTATAA
- the gcvPB gene encoding aminomethyl-transferring glycine dehydrogenase subunit GcvPB, with product MFKQANWNEPLIYELGNTRKGIGFKENNEEFKQILGEISIPQNLKREKDPDLPEVSEIEVVRHFTRLSEMAYGVDSGPVPLGSCTMKYNPKLSLKISSDKRLTFIHPLQPESTIQGLLKALYELQNWLSLITGMDYCTLHPAAGAQGELSGVLMIRKYHEIKGNINLKDEIIVPDSAHGTNPASAAMGGFKTIEIPTDESGNMDYNAFLSSLNERTAGLMLTNPSTLGLFEEKILDVAKMVHEKDGLLYYDGANLNGILGKARPGDMGFDMAHLNLHKTFSTPHGGGGPGSGPLCIKDRIVKDDIMLHDLLPGPIVIYDKKDKMYKIKWPGKNSPGLMKSFFGNVQQLIWAYTYILTLGPQGLREAGEVAVINTNYFIKLMENSKGYSLPYGNNRFRKHEVVLSAEPLHEETGVTAEDISKGLLDSGFYAPTIYFPLIVKEALMIEFTESETKENIEKFANRLKEIEDIARRNPNEPKQWPLNTSVRRIDMVKANHPKTITPTYRANILRQKGILGPLR from the coding sequence ATGTTTAAGCAAGCTAACTGGAATGAACCACTTATATATGAATTGGGAAATACTAGAAAAGGCATTGGATTTAAGGAAAATAATGAAGAATTCAAGCAAATTTTAGGAGAAATATCAATACCCCAAAATCTAAAACGTGAAAAAGATCCTGATTTACCAGAAGTTAGCGAAATAGAAGTTGTAAGACATTTCACTAGATTATCTGAGATGGCATATGGAGTTGATTCTGGTCCAGTTCCATTAGGTAGTTGCACAATGAAATACAATCCTAAACTATCATTAAAAATATCATCTGACAAGAGGCTCACTTTTATCCATCCTTTACAACCAGAATCAACAATTCAAGGATTGTTAAAGGCATTGTATGAACTACAAAATTGGTTATCATTAATAACAGGCATGGATTATTGTACTTTGCATCCAGCTGCAGGAGCTCAAGGGGAACTTAGCGGGGTTTTGATGATAAGGAAATATCATGAAATAAAAGGAAATATTAATTTAAAGGATGAAATAATTGTTCCAGATTCTGCTCATGGAACAAATCCAGCTAGTGCTGCAATGGGAGGATTTAAAACAATAGAAATACCTACAGATGAATCAGGAAATATGGATTATAATGCATTTCTATCTTCATTAAATGAAAGAACAGCAGGCTTAATGCTAACAAATCCAAGCACATTAGGATTATTTGAAGAAAAAATTCTAGATGTAGCTAAAATGGTTCATGAAAAAGATGGTTTACTATACTACGATGGCGCTAATTTAAATGGCATTTTAGGAAAAGCAAGACCAGGAGACATGGGCTTTGATATGGCTCATCTAAACTTACATAAAACTTTCTCAACGCCTCATGGTGGGGGAGGTCCTGGTTCAGGTCCATTATGTATAAAAGATCGCATAGTAAAAGATGACATTATGCTACATGATTTATTACCAGGTCCTATAGTTATATATGATAAAAAAGATAAAATGTATAAAATAAAATGGCCTGGAAAAAATAGTCCAGGTCTTATGAAATCATTTTTCGGTAATGTACAACAATTAATTTGGGCCTATACATATATATTGACTTTAGGCCCTCAAGGTTTAAGAGAAGCTGGAGAAGTAGCAGTAATAAATACTAATTATTTCATAAAGCTAATGGAAAATTCTAAAGGATACTCATTGCCTTATGGAAATAATAGGTTTAGAAAACATGAAGTTGTATTAAGTGCAGAACCATTACATGAAGAAACAGGAGTAACTGCTGAAGATATAAGCAAAGGATTGCTAGATTCAGGATTTTATGCGCCAACAATTTATTTCCCATTAATAGTAAAAGAAGCTTTGATGATAGAATTTACAGAAAGCGAGACTAAGGAAAATATAGAAAAGTTTGCAAATAGACTTAAAGAAATTGAAGATATTGCAAGAAGAAATCCAAATGAACCAAAACAATGGCCGCTCAACACTTCTGTTAGGAGAATTGACATGGTTAAAGCTAATCATCCAAAAACTATTACTCCAACCTATAGAGCAAATATTTTAAGGCAAAAAGGTATATTAGGACCCCTACGTTAG